A genomic window from Triticum urartu cultivar G1812 chromosome 7, Tu2.1, whole genome shotgun sequence includes:
- the LOC125518242 gene encoding uncharacterized protein LOC125518242 produces MACIEKGWLPRVGKKHHNGEKEQFIKLIRKWRQTIHVNEKGWTARPEPIPGPIKNCATIGCIRPLQDELLEEIFLRLPTAADLARASTACVSFRRVVVGHPFLRRFRALHPPPLLGIICGGLTPAQPPHPSAAAAATLADVSLSCSFLPPSSNSWCRRDGRDGRVLFSAALKGTRDDCDRRELVREFAVCDPLHGRYLLLPAVPDHLAGQVHPPDIMEFEPLLAPPGDDEKSSFRDFGVMCLVWCKTKLLVFVFSSCAGQWLPDPVTFDVLRDLEAAPRHYAHGCFCWHLYVTDSLLVLDARRMEFSVIDLPPPPCPYLGDLAPYLREMTIVEAGEGRLGMLTLSEPSVCHLLYEEQYKDGNGTNQWQSKPVISLPAN; encoded by the exons ATGGCGTGCATCGAGAAAGGTTGGTTGCCACGCGTGGGGAAGAAGCACCACAATGGGGAGAAAGAACAATTCATTAAACTTATAAGAAAGTGGCGACAAACTATCCATGTCAATGAGAA GGGATGGACAGCCAGGCCCGAGCCCATCCCCGGCCCAATCAAAAATTGTGCCACGATTGGTTGCATTCGG CCGCTCCAAGATGAACTCCTGGAGGAGATCTTCCTCCGCCTCCCCACCGCCGCCGATCTCGCCCGAGCCTCCACGGCCTGCGTCTCCTTCCGCCGCGTCGTCGTCGGCCATCCCTTCCTCCGCCGATTCCGCGCCCTCCACCCGCCGCCTCTCCTCGGCATCATCTGCGGCGGCCTCACCCCGGCCCAGCCGCCCCACCCTTCCGCCGCCGCGGCAGCCACCCTTGCCGATGTCAGCTTGTCGTGCTCCTTTCTCCCGCCATCCAGCAACAGCTGGTGCCGCCGCGACGGCCGCGACGGCCGCGTCCTTTTCTCCGCCGCCCTCAAGGGCACCAGGGACGACTGCGACCGCCGGGAACTTGTTAGGGAGTTCGCTGTCTGCGACCCCCTGCACGGGCGCTACCTGCTTCTGCCCGCCGTCCCCGACCATCTCGCCGGTCAAGTCCATCCGCCCGACATCATGGAATTCGAGCCCTTGCTTGCTCCTCCTGGCGACGATGAGAAATCATCATTCAGAGACTTCGGAGTGATGTGCTTAGTGTGGTGCAAAACCAAGCTCCTCGTCTTCGTCTTCTCTTCCTGCGCCGGACAATGGCTCCCTGATCCTGTTACATTCGACGTGCTTCGAGACCTGGAGGCGGCGCCCCGCCACTACGCCCACGGATGCTTCTGTTGGCATCTCTATGTGACTGACAGCTTGCTCGTGCTCGACGCTCGCAGGATGGAGTTCTCCGTCATTGATCTCCCGCCTCCACCTTGCCCTTATCTGGGGGACCTGGCCCCCTATCTGCGGGAGATGACCATTGTGGAGGCAGGAGAAGGAAGACTTGGGATGCTTACTCTCTCTGAGCCTAGTGTATGTCATCTCTTGTATGAAGAGCAGTATAAGGATGGGAACGGCACGAACCAGTGGCAATCTAAGCCTGTGATCTCTTTGCCGGCAAATTAA